In Uranotaenia lowii strain MFRU-FL chromosome 2, ASM2978415v1, whole genome shotgun sequence, one genomic interval encodes:
- the LOC129742803 gene encoding zinc finger protein 62 homolog, with translation MEMCRACGEFPNTNNTVMQNLQKFSDIFYNLTSIELRPEEDPRRQQICGECHGKLMDYNHFRNICLQVHAKLLNVKLEPQPECEPQNEQSVYEPFVEILKVEPISIEEKYEFRDDLNHAQITEDYRSDPENFADGFEASENDSSAEDENRESNKTSDGKQRKHERDGIEAETQMTYKCDTCNKVFRSEMRYQGHLRSHQGLKPAVCNYCGKEFQKYNNLKTHISIKHLKANTRYPCDFPGCTLTYTTKQSMETHRLRHDPNFIQPEKKRSVCDLCGKTFSTSGALKKHSFIHTGDMPFQCSICNKKFPTAHKLKEHTMRHEGIRNHVCSYCGLSKTTRHELKVHMNTHTRERQFPCHVCAQVFSTLEGMNRHVKVVHCGVKAYPCTYCDQSFGKSGTLKHHIMTHTGEKPHECRTCGKRFIQLVALKKHTKTHNQHFVSNFDPPNEIRRSMQINTIFNWLKSEKVLSIMEMCRACGEFPNTNNTVMQNLQKFSDIFYNLTSIELHPEEDPKRQQICGECHGKLMDYNHFRNVCLKVHAKMMNVKLEPQPECVPQNEKNEYEPYVEILKVEPIAIEEKHESSDHLGRSQTIEDDGSDSDSSADEFSAPENDSSAEDDKSESYNKSVVKRRKNKSGEVRAEPQMKYKCETCNKIFRSEMRYQGHIRSHQGLKPAVCTYCGKEFKKYNSLKTHISIKHLKTNTRYPCDFPGCKSTFTVKQSMVMHRLRHDPNFIQPEKKRSVCDQCGKTFSTSGALKKHNFIHTGDMPFQCSICNKKLPTAHKLKEHTMRHEGIKNHVCPYCGLRKTTPHELKVHVNTHTRERQFSCHVCAKTFTTIEGMNRHVKVVHCGVKAYPCTFCDQSFGKPDTLKHHIMTHTGEKPHECGTCGKRFIQLVALQKHSKTHNKLISDAEQPVQPCSTVPAPHPALMATGASNMLSSDHSSTITSYESIGGYVD, from the exons AAACTTGAACCTCAACCAGAATGCGAACCCCAGAACGAACAAAGCGTGTATGAGCCATTCGTAGAAATACTGAAGGTCGAACCAATCTCAATTgaggaaaaatatgaatttagggATGATCTAAACCATGCGCAAATTACCGAAGATTATCGGAGCGATCCGGAAAATTTTGCTGATGGTTTTGAAGCGTCCGAAAATGATTCATCAGCTGAAGACGAAAACCGTGAATCAAACAAGACATCAGACGGAAAGCAACGTAAGCACGAACGTGATGGAATCGAAGCTGAAACTCAAATGACATATAAATGCGATACTTGTAACAAAGTTTTTCGTAGTGAAATGCGCTATCAAGGTCATCTACGTTCTCATCAGGGACTGAAACCAGCCGTTTGCAACTACTGCGGCAAGGAGTTTCAAAAATACAACAACCTAAAGACGCACATATCTATCAAACATCTTAAAGCCAATACACGCTATCCCTGTGACTTTCCCGGTTGCACGTTGACCTACACTACAAAGCAGTCAATGGAGACGCATCGACTGCGACACGACCCGAATTTCATCCAGCCGGAAAAGAAACGCAGCGTGTGTGATCTATGTGGAAAAACCTTTTCGACTAGTGGAGCTCTAAAG AAACATAGCTTCATCCATACTGGCGACATGCCGTTCCAATGCTCAATATGTAACAAAAAGTTTCCCACAGCACATAAGTTAAAAGAACACACCATGAGGCATGAG GGCATAAGGAATCACGTTTGTTCATATTGCGGCCTAAGCAAGACGACACGCCATGAGTTGAAAGTTCATATGAATACCCACACCCGGGAAAGACAATTCCCATGCCACGTGTGTGCTCAGGTGTTTTCCACCTTAG AGGGTATGAACCGACACGTTAAAGTCGTACACTGCGGTGTCAAGGCATATCCTTGCACATACTGCGATCAATCGTTTGGTAAGTCAGGGACGCTCAAGCATCACATTATGACTCATACGGGCGAGAAACCCCACGAGTGTAGAACATGCGGCAAGAGATTCATCCAACTGGTGGCACTTAAAAAGCATACTAAAACGCACAACCA ACATTTTGTTTCGAATTTCGATCCACCAAACGAAATAAGACGTTCCATGCAAATAAACACCATTTTTAATTGGCTGAAAAGTGAGAAAGTTTTAAGCATCATGGAAATGTGCCGAGCTTGTGGCGAATTTCCGAACACCAATAATACGGTGATGCAGAATTTGCAAAAGTTCTCCGACATTTTCTATAATCTTACATCGATTGAG TTGCACCCGGAAGAGGATCCCAAGCGGCAACAAATATGTGGCGAGTGTCATGGTAAACTAATGGACTACAACCACTTTCGGAATGTTTGTTTGAAGGTGCATGCTAAAATGATGAACgtt aaaCTTGAACCTCAACCAGAGTGCGTTCCTCAGAACGAAAAAAACGAGTATGAACCATACGTAGAAATACTGAAGGTCGAACCAATcgcaattgaagaaaaacatgaATCTTCCGATCACCTCGGTCGGTCGCAGACTATCGAAGACGATGGAAGCGATTCAGATTCTTCGGCTGATGAGTTCTCAGCACCCGAAAATGATTCATCTGCTGAAGACGATAAAAGTGAATCATACAACAAATCAGTTGTGAAGCGGCGTAAGAATAAAAGTGGTGAAGTTAGAGCCGAACctcaaatgaaatataaatgcGAAACATGTAATAAGATTTTTCGTAGTGAAATGCGCTATCAAGGTCATATACGTTCTCATCAGGGACTGAAACCAGCAGTCTGTACCTACTGTGgcaaggaatttaaaaaatacaacagcCTAAAGACGCACATATCTATCAAACATCTGAAAACCAACACGCGCTATCCCTGTGACTTTCCTGGCTGCAAATCGACCTTCACAGTGAAGCAGTCAATGGTAATGCATCGACTTCGACACGACCCAAATTTTATTCAGCCGGAGAAGAAACGCAGCGTTTGTGATCAATgtggaaaaactttttcaactaGTGGAGCTTTGAAG AAACATAACTTCATCCATACTGGCGACATGCCGTTCCAATGCTCAATATGTAACAAAAAGCTTCCCACAGCACATAAGTTAAAAGAACACACCATGAGACATGAG GGTATAAAAAATCACGTTTGTCCATACTGCGGCCTTAGAAAGACGACACCTCATGAGTTGAAAGTTCATGTGAATACCCACACTCGGGAAAGGCAATTTTCGTGTCATGTTTGTGCTAAAACGTTTACCACCATAG AAGGTATGAACCGACACGTTAAAGTCGTACACTGCGGTGTCAAGGCATATCCGTGCACATTCTGCGATCAATCCTTCGGCAAGCCAGATACGCTCAAGCATCACATTATGACTCATACCGGCGAGAAACCGCACGAGTGCGGAACATGCGGCAAGAGGTTCATTCAACTGGTGGCACTTCAAAAACATAGCAAAACGCACAACAAGCTAATTAGTGACGCGGAGCAGCCAGTGCAACCTTGTTCAACGGTTCCTGCCCCACATCCCGCTTTGATGGCTACCGGTGCATCCAACATGCTGTCCAGTGATCACTCATCAACGATTACCTCTTATGAAAGTATTGGAGGATATGTCGActaa